The following is a genomic window from Strix aluco isolate bStrAlu1 chromosome 27, bStrAlu1.hap1, whole genome shotgun sequence.
CTCCTCCACCCGCTCGGGTCCCGGCTCCGCTCCCGGTTCCATCACCGGCTCCGGTCTCGTCCCCTTCACCAGCGCAAGTCCCGGCTCCAtccgcagccccgctcccggctccggccccgctccccggtCCCATCCTCGTCCTCAGCCCCGCTGCTGTGACCGTCCCGTCCCCCATCCCCGTCCCATCCCCAtcgctgtccccatccctgtcccccattcctgctgcttttcccgctcccggccccgctgccggctccatccccagccccgctgctgtgactgtccccgtccccgtccccgtccccgctCCCACCCGGTCCCCACCGGTGCGTGCGGCTCAGTGGGCGGCTGGGCGCCGTCCTCCCCCCCCCGGCGTCACCATCGCACCCAAGGGTGACGAGGACCTGCTGGCTCTGGCCGCCTCGCGGCTGAGCCGCAGGAAGCGGGTGGCCGGGGCGGCCGTCGGCGTGGCcatggtgctggtgctgctggtggccatCCCGCTGCTGGTCCACAGCTCCAAGGCGGCCGCGCACTACGAGATGCTGGGCAGCTGCCGCATGGTCTGTGACCCCTACCCCGGCCCCGAGCTGCCCCCCGCCTCGCCGCCCCCCTCCTGCCCGGCGCCAAGGGCGAGCCGGGGCGCAAGGGCCGCACCGGCGTCCGGGGTCCCCCCCGGGCCACCAGGACCGCGGGGGCCACCGGGTGAACCGGGGCCGGCCGGGACCCCCGGGACCACCGGGGCCGGGTCCCGGGGGGTACATCCCCTCCTTCTACAGCCCCAAAATCGCCTTTTACGCGGGGCTGCGGAAGCCCCACGAGGGCTTACGAGGTGCTGCGCTTCGACGACGTGGTCACCAATGTGGGCAACTACTACGAGCCCTCGAGCGGGAAGTtcacctgccccctccccggcatCTACTTCTTCACCTACCACGTCCTCATGCGCGGCGGCGACGGCAACCAGCATGTGGGCCGACCTCATGAAGAACGGGCAGGTACGGACCGGCACCGGGACCGGCACCGGGACCGGCACCAGCACCTCCCAGTACCCCcccgccctgctccagcccggctcctccagccccacttgccctgcctgctccccccctcCCAGTTTTCCCCCCTCCCGGTTTCCCCCTCTCCCAGTTTCCCCCTCTCCCAGTTCCCCCCTCCCAGTTTCCCCCTCTCCCAGTTTCCCCCTCTCCCAGTTCCCCCTCTCCCAgtttccccccctcccagttcccccctcccagtttccttccccttctcccagttTCCCCCCCCCAGTTTCCCTGCCCTGGTTTTCCCATCTTGTTTCCTCCCATCCCAGTCTTCCCATCCTGGTTTCCCTTAATCCCAGTTCCCCCCATTCCTGATCCCCCATCCCCAGTTCCCCGCCCTGCCCCAGTCCCACAttccatttcccccccccctccccccaattcCCAtcctcttctccccatccctccaccccatttccccccaccccagtcaccccatccccatctcccccCATCTGGGACCATGGGAGGGGGTGACCGGGGGGGGGGCCACCCCGCACCCGTGTGTGtcgcccccccgccaccccgtCAGCCTCGGGGACACAAAACCCCCATCCCAGGGGCTCCCTGGGGACACAAAACCCCCCTCCCCCGGGAGCGCCGGGCTTGGGGCCGGCTGACCAGCGCCCTCCTGGGGCGGGGGGTACGGGCTGTGCCCCCCAGCTGGCCCAGCCCCCAGCACCGTGGGGGGGCCGTGCCCCCCGGCCAGTCCCTTTGTTCGCGGAGGCGCAGCCCGGCCGGCGGCCTCGCCCCGGACACTTCCCATTTATTACGGGAGAAATAGGATCGATCCGGCGCGGTCGAtgcccccccttgccccccccgGGTGTCCCCGGAGGCAGCACaagagccgggggggggggacaggggagggcCCTGGGCACCGGGGCTCTCTGGATCCGGTCACCACCGGGTACCTGGGACTGAGCACCGACGGTGAGACCCCGCCTCCGACagcctgctggggaggggggggggcgcgggcccGATCCTGGGGGCTacggggtgcagggcaggggaggttggtctctgtccctgtcccctcctgtcATCGCTGCCACCCAGCAGCAGTCAGGGCGCGCgggaccacacacacacacacaccccccccatctCCCTCACCCGGTTCTGCCGCAGACGGGCGACGTGACCTTGAGCGATGGACGGAGGGGCTGAGCCaaaggggggggggcagagctcaGCCCCGGGGCCagcgtggcgggggggggcagggggtgttTAGGGGGTGTCCCTGACAGCTgtgggtcccccccacccccaggtgCGGGCCAGCGCCATCGCGCAGGACGCGGACCAGAACTANNNNNNNNNNNNNNNNNNNNNNNNNNNNNNNNNNNNNNNNNNNNNNNNNNNNNNNNNNNNNNNNNNNNNNNNNNNNNNNNNNNNNNNNNNNNNNNNNNNNNNNNNNNNNNNNNNNNNNNNNNNNNNNNNNNNNNNNNNNNNNNNNNNNNNNNNNNNNNNNNNNNNNNNNNNNNNNNNNNNNNNNNNNNNNNNNNNNNNNNTAAAACTGATCCTCCCACCCTGCTGGGTGGACAATGTGCCCCCCCAGATGTGTCCCCCCACACCTGTGCCACGGCCCATAGTATGGgctgggggggagaaggggggatgtgttttaatttttcttaggaCTGGAGCCCCCAAGTGCACACAGGGGGTGTTTCACCTCTCCTGGGGCTGGGGATCTCTGAACCCCCCCAGTTGGGCAGAAGCCTtggtggggggggctgtgcctgtGTAGGGGAGGGGCTGCATTGTCTCAGGGGGTCCTGGTtgagggggggggtgtcccacCAGGGAGCAAGGGGGGCTGCAGACCCTCAATTCCCTCAGCGGCTGAGAGTGGCCCTTTCCTCCTGCTGGGTGTCCAGGCAGAGCGGGGGCTCCCcgcattcccccccccccccccaatctgtGGGGTGTCATGAGGTCCCTCTGTTCCCTCCTGCAGGGAAGAGCACCCTGGCTGTGCTGGTCCCAGCAGCCCCAGTCCCTGGGAGGGGGAAATAGGGCAgcacccccccccctccagctctgcttacggggtggggggggaggcaggagccagacccccctgtccccccctTCGCTGCTGCTCAGGGCTCTGCTCAGGGATAAATAATGAAGAGGAAGTTGAACACGGAGTGAAACTCGAGCGGGTGCTGCAGCGAGGGGCAGGGcaatgctgggggggggggtggtggtggtgtctggGACCCCCCCCTTAGGGCCACGGCACCCAAATCCCCGTCTCCCCGGATGAGCGGGGGCTGTGGCGGCTCCTCTGTGGCCACCTTGCATCGAGCTGGCCCAAGCATCATCTGGGACCCCACGCTGaggtggggggggcaggagctCGGTGTGGTTGGGCAGAGCTGGTGTTTGAtgcgggggggggaagaaaaagcccTTTGCGGGGGGAACGAAGGCGCCGGGGCCGCCATGCGGCAACGGGCGAGGCAAATGGCGGGGAGCCACGTCACCCGCTGCAATGCAGCTGCGGCGGGTGCTGCTGCGCCCAACCCGGCCCCGCGCACCCCCGGGGCGGCGAGGCTGGTGGGGTGACCCcgctgtggggatggggggggggtctggggggggtgtgggggggacacGACACCCCCCCGGCCAGCGCATGCGGCACGTGCTGCCGAAAGGGCCGCTGGGTTGTCCGCAAAGCTCTGGGCAAAACAGGAAGGCGGATTATTGGGAGCAAATAGCTCGGGGATTAGatgggggctggggctgcccccgcccccagccccccatcggctccccccggccgcccccccccccccccaactctggGCACCCCGCAGCCCAGAGCAGGGAGTCCTGGGGGGCACAGCGGACCCCAGCACATCCCCCATTTTATGGGCATCACGGTGGGCGAGAAGGAGTGGGGGGGGGGCCCGCTGTCTCGGGGGGGGGGATCCCACAGGGAAATGGGGTCCCGGTGCTGCGGGCGTGGCTGAGACAAAGCCACTGCAGTGAGCGGGGTctctgtggtgtgtgtgtgtccccccaggCAGATGCAGCTGGGTCTGCCCCCCCCTCCAAGATGGGTCCAGTGGGGTGCGGGGGCATCGTGCCCCCCCATCGCGGCGGGATTcagggctgcggggggggccCGTGGGGTGCAGATGGCTTGGGGAGTGTTGGGGGGGggcctccccaggctgcagatGGGCTGGAGGGGCCCCCGGGGTGCAGATGGGccggttgggggggggggggggcgggcggtgcAGATgggccgggggcgcggcgggggggggggggggtgtcggacCGGGAAGCGATTAACGGCCTCAGGACGGCGGGGGGGGATGTCGGGGGCGCCGGGCGCGGCAGCACGTGTCCGCCCCCCCCATGTCGCAGTTTTCCTCTGCAGCGGAGCCGCaccgggcggggggggagcgggggggcgggcgggagcggctgTGCCCCCCTCTCCGCCGCAAACGCACTGAGGGGGGGGTTGAGGACcgccgggggggggtgggcgtGTGTGTGAGGTCCCCGgtcccccccctctccccttgcgggggggggggcccttcGCAAGCCCCGAGCGGGCGCTGcaccccgcggcggggggggggggggggggcaaagcgCCGCAGCGCCCGCCcgacggggaggggggaggaggcgGGGCGCGCCACGGGCCTCAGCAATCCGCAGTGGCGAGAACACGTATGGGCGGGGCGCGACGGCCAAtagggaggcggggcgggggcgcaTGGCCCGCCCCCCGGGCCGGTATAtaggggggtgccggggggcgGCTGCAGCCTGGTACTTGCGTCGATTCTTTGCTTGTCGGACGAGTAACCGCGCCGCAGCCAtggtaagggggggggggggtgtaaaaTGGGGGGCgctggggagtgggggggcacgG
Proteins encoded in this region:
- the C1QL4 gene encoding LOW QUALITY PROTEIN: complement C1q-like protein 4 (The sequence of the model RefSeq protein was modified relative to this genomic sequence to represent the inferred CDS: inserted 5 bases in 3 codons; deleted 2 bases in 2 codons), encoding MVLVLLVAIPLLVHSSKAAAHYEMLGSCRMVCDPYPGPELPPASPPPXLPGAKGEPGRKGRTGVRGPXPGPPGPRGPPGEXRGRPGPPGPPGPGPGGYIPSFYSPKIAFYAGLRKPHEGYEVLRFDDVVTNVGNYYEPSSGKFTCPLPGIYFFTYHVLMRGGDGTSMWADLMKNGQVRASAIAQDADQNWKSTLAVLVPAAPVPGRGK